The Chryseobacterium sp. G0186 genome includes the window AAATTCCTTAACTTTGAACTTCAATTTTAGAAATGGAAAATTCAGTTCAAGACACTACCGTTCAAAAACCAAAGTGGATTCGTGTAAAACTTCCTACCGGAAAGAACTACAGAGAATTAAGAACCTTGGTTGATAAATATAAATTAAATACCATTTGCCAAAGCGGAAGCTGCCCGAATATGGGTGAATGCTGGGGAGAAGGTACAGCAACGTTCATGATTTTAGGAAATATCTGTACGAGAAGCTGTGGATTCTGTGGCGTAAAAACAGGAAAACCGCTTGATGTAAATTGGGATGAACCTGAAAAAGTGGCCCGTTCCATCAAATTAATGAAGATCAAGCATGCGGTTCTTACTTCCGTAGACCGTGATGATTTAAAGGACATGGGATCCATTCTTTGGGGAGAAACAGTAAACGCTGTAAGAAGAATCTCTCCGGGAACAACCATGGAAACCTTAATTCCGGACTTCCAGGGACTTACAAAGCACCTTGACAGATTAGTAGATGTAGCTCCTGAAGTGATCTCTCATAACATGGAGACGGTAAAGCGTTTAACAAGAGAAGTAAGAATTCAGGCAAAATATGAAAGAAGCCTTGAGGTTTTAAGATATTTAAAAGAAGCAGGCCAAAGAAGAACTAAAACAGGGATGATGCTTGGTTTAGGAGAAACTAAAGATGAGGTTTTCCAAACTATTGAAGACATCAGAAATGCCAATGTAGATGTTATCACTCTTGGACAATACCTACAGCCAACTAAGAAACATCTTCCTGTAAAGAAATTCATTACACCGGAAGAGTTTGATGAGTTTGGAGATTTTGCAAGAAGTTTAGGATTCAGACACGTTGAAAGTTCTCCTCTTGTAAGAAGTTCTTATCACGCAGAAAAACATATCCATTAAAATAGAAACCGTTCAGTAATGAGCGGTTTTGTTTTTGTGGATGGTGGTAGGTAAGAGGTAGTAGGTTGCAGTGATTAAGATGTAGTTGGATGTCTTGGTTTGAAATGGAGTCTTCCATCATTCCCCTCCACTGGAGGGGTGGCAAAAATTCAAAGAATTTTTGACGGGGTGGTTTACAGAATAAACTAAATCGTAATAAAATAAGTTTTAGCTCAAACTTACAGATCTCAGTCATCAACAAGGTCAAACAAAATCTATTTATTACAGGAAGAACCCCTTGTAATGGTTCCAATCCTTCCATTGATTTCAATAGGCTTAAAATGTTTTTTCTTAAACTCTGAAGGAGTTTCGTTGGTATGTTGCTTAAACAGCTTGTTGAAATAGGACAAACTTTCAAAACCCACCTGAAAGCAAACCTCTGTTACAGAATAATCCTTTAAAAGAAATATTTTAGCCTGATTGATTCTATAATTATTAACGAAATCTGTGAACGTCATATTGGTCTGTTTTTTAAAGTATCTGCAGAAAGCGGGGGTACTTAGACTTACAATTTTTGCAATTTCATTGACGTTTGGCTTTTTATCGTGGTTTTCGTGGATATAGTCGTAGATGGTTCCCATTCTGATTTTATCATTCAAGAACCATTTGATTCTTGTATCTTCTTTGTTGAGTTCCTTTACTTCCGTTGAATCTGACAGAATCTGCAGAATTTCAATCAATCCGATTAATGATTCAAAGGAGTTTTTACCCTTGATGATCTGAAGCTTTTCTACGACAATGTTTTTGGTTTCTCCATAAAAAGATAATCCAAGGTAGGATTTGTCTAATAATGTTTTGATATTTTCAAATTCAGGAACAGGCAGAATAACGTCCTGAAGGAAGTTTTCCCGTATTTGCATCACCAGCTGTTTGCATTCTGTCTGGATTCCATAATCAAAATTAAGATGAGGTACATTGGAGCCTATCAACAGAAGATCACTGTCTGTAAAACCTGAAATATTTTTTCCAACGTGTCGAATTCCATTCGATGCTTCTACATATACCAATTCTATTTCAGGATGATAATGCCAAAAAAAACAGTTTTTCAGAGAAGGTGAAAATAGTTTGAAGGATTTACCCTTTTCAAACTCTATAATTTCTTTCTGGATTTTCATTTTGTTCTGTTTTGATTGTTTGAAGATTTAAAATTAAATAAAAAGGTTAATATGGAGCAAATTTTTATCATTCAAAGAGAAGTGAAATTCGATCTTTCTTTCGATTTTTGCACTTTCAAATATTAAGATGGCCAACCATTTTTAATTTTTACAGATTAATTTAGAAAAAGAGTATACAATGAAGATTGATAAAAGAATAATACCGCTGGCAATCGGCGGACTGGGAATTGGAACCACGGAATTTACCGTAATGGGGCTGTTGCCGGATATTGCCAAATCATTAGCGATCACTATTCCTCAGGCAGGACATTTAATTTCGGCCTATGCAATGGGGGTTGTAATTGGAGCACCACTTCTTATCGGATATTCGGTGAAGTTTCCTCCCAAAAAGGTATTGATTGCTTTCATGATCCTTTTCACCCTATTTAATGGACTTTCTGCCATAGCTCCGAATTACGGAACCATGCTGATCATTAGATTTATGTCCGGACTTCCTCACGGAGCATTCTTTGGAGTGGGAACTGTAGTGGCATCCAGAATGGCAGGAAAAGGTAAGGAAGCGTTTTATATATCGATGATGTTTACCGGACTCACAGTAGCCAATCTCGCGATGGTTCCCTTGGTAACCTATATCGGGCATACATTCCATTGGAGATTATACTTTGTCATTGTTGCAGTGATTGGAGTTTTTGCATTATTATTTTTAAAATTATGGCTTCCAGCGATGGAGACCAACCAGAATACCCATTTCATGGAAGAGCTGAAATTCCTGAAAAATAAGCAGGCCTGGTTAGTACTGGCTATCACAGCGATTGGGTTTGGCGGGCTTTTTACATGGCTTAGTTATATTACCCCTTTAATGACGGTTATTTCCGGAGTTCAAAGTGATCAAATGGCCTATGTAATGGTACTTGCCGGAGCCGGTATGGTAATAGGTAACCTGGCAGGTGGAATTATTTCAGACAAACTGGGACCGGAGAAAACCTGTGCTGTTTTAATCTTTCTGATGATGATTTCCTTAACAGGGGTATTTTTCCTTTCCGAGCATCAGAATATTGCATTTATATTGACGTTTATGTGTGGTGCCTTATCAATGTCTATTGCTTCACCCATCAACATTATGATGATGAAAGCGGCTCCGAGGAGTGAAATGATGGCAGCCGCTTTTATGCAGGCC containing:
- a CDS encoding AraC family transcriptional regulator encodes the protein MKIQKEIIEFEKGKSFKLFSPSLKNCFFWHYHPEIELVYVEASNGIRHVGKNISGFTDSDLLLIGSNVPHLNFDYGIQTECKQLVMQIRENFLQDVILPVPEFENIKTLLDKSYLGLSFYGETKNIVVEKLQIIKGKNSFESLIGLIEILQILSDSTEVKELNKEDTRIKWFLNDKIRMGTIYDYIHENHDKKPNVNEIAKIVSLSTPAFCRYFKKQTNMTFTDFVNNYRINQAKIFLLKDYSVTEVCFQVGFESLSYFNKLFKQHTNETPSEFKKKHFKPIEINGRIGTITRGSSCNK
- a CDS encoding MFS transporter; this encodes MKIDKRIIPLAIGGLGIGTTEFTVMGLLPDIAKSLAITIPQAGHLISAYAMGVVIGAPLLIGYSVKFPPKKVLIAFMILFTLFNGLSAIAPNYGTMLIIRFMSGLPHGAFFGVGTVVASRMAGKGKEAFYISMMFTGLTVANLAMVPLVTYIGHTFHWRLYFVIVAVIGVFALLFLKLWLPAMETNQNTHFMEELKFLKNKQAWLVLAITAIGFGGLFTWLSYITPLMTVISGVQSDQMAYVMVLAGAGMVIGNLAGGIISDKLGPEKTCAVLIFLMMISLTGVFFLSEHQNIAFILTFMCGALSMSIASPINIMMMKAAPRSEMMAAAFMQAGFNIANAMGAFLGGIPLEYGLPFNYPSLVGVGMTFIGLVISLRYMYLYRSETPKEEAVTECISCDK
- the lipA gene encoding lipoyl synthase; this encodes MENSVQDTTVQKPKWIRVKLPTGKNYRELRTLVDKYKLNTICQSGSCPNMGECWGEGTATFMILGNICTRSCGFCGVKTGKPLDVNWDEPEKVARSIKLMKIKHAVLTSVDRDDLKDMGSILWGETVNAVRRISPGTTMETLIPDFQGLTKHLDRLVDVAPEVISHNMETVKRLTREVRIQAKYERSLEVLRYLKEAGQRRTKTGMMLGLGETKDEVFQTIEDIRNANVDVITLGQYLQPTKKHLPVKKFITPEEFDEFGDFARSLGFRHVESSPLVRSSYHAEKHIH